Proteins from one Oryza sativa Japonica Group chromosome 12, ASM3414082v1 genomic window:
- the LOC4352176 gene encoding uncharacterized protein isoform X2, which yields MVPPTRPLAARRWWRRLHSLALSLKDGGGAISFPGRALSPQGVAGTGSSPLWPDDLLPTHSTPPQASADTIWKQRKKGVQARMLDYSVLMFKHHRPGSLQWPTRCHGHMCGGDGSIQAHIKACAALRAISVVTAHNTISSEWQYTHLH from the exons ATGGTGCCGCCAACTCGCCCTCTCGCTGCAAGACGATGGTGGCGCCGTCTCCATTCCCTCGCCCTCTCTCTGAAGGATGGTGGAGGCGCCATCTCATTCCCCGGCCGTGCCCTCTCGCCGCAG GGAGTTGCCGGGACTGGTTCGTCACCTCTGTGGCCTGACGATCTGCTACCCACGCACTCTACTCCTCCCCAG GCATCAGCAGACACAATTTG GAAGCAAAGAAAAAAGGGAGTGCAGGCTAGAATGCTAGATTATTCAGTACTAATGTTTAAACATCACCGCCCAG GCTCACTACAATGGCCCACGAGATGCCATGGCCACATGTGTGGCGGCGATGGCAGCATCCAGGCCCACATCAAGGCCTGCGCCGCGCTGAGAGCCATCTCCGTTGTCACCGCACATAACACCATTAGTTCAG AATGGCAATATACACATTTGCATTGA
- the LOC4352176 gene encoding uncharacterized protein isoform X1 produces MVPPTRPLAARRWWRRLHSLALSLKDGGGAISFPGRALSPQGVAGTGSSPLWPDDLLPTHSTPPQASADTIWKQRKKGVQARMLDYSVLMFKHHRPGSLQWPTRCHGHMCGGDGSIQAHIKACAALRAISVVTAHNTISSGLLASYLEEAQLFYESYCHQYIGSILGL; encoded by the exons ATGGTGCCGCCAACTCGCCCTCTCGCTGCAAGACGATGGTGGCGCCGTCTCCATTCCCTCGCCCTCTCTCTGAAGGATGGTGGAGGCGCCATCTCATTCCCCGGCCGTGCCCTCTCGCCGCAG GGAGTTGCCGGGACTGGTTCGTCACCTCTGTGGCCTGACGATCTGCTACCCACGCACTCTACTCCTCCCCAG GCATCAGCAGACACAATTTG GAAGCAAAGAAAAAAGGGAGTGCAGGCTAGAATGCTAGATTATTCAGTACTAATGTTTAAACATCACCGCCCAG GCTCACTACAATGGCCCACGAGATGCCATGGCCACATGTGTGGCGGCGATGGCAGCATCCAGGCCCACATCAAGGCCTGCGCCGCGCTGAGAGCCATCTCCGTTGTCACCGCACATAACACCATTAGTTCAG GTCTTTTAGCTTCGTATCTGGAGGAAGCTCAATTATTCTATGAATCATATTGTCACCAGTACATTGGGTCAATATTGGGTCTATAA
- the LOC107279590 gene encoding spermidine hydroxycinnamoyltransferase 1, which yields MKLDSFMVTRRGNPELVAPARATPRGTKPLSDLDDDWDLRYLQPCLEFFRAVDDGERRKPARPGDAIRAALAEALVYYYPIAGRLRELPKGGRLAVECTGEGVVFVEAEADVRIEDLGEPPLPTFRGAESFLCDVGDAGVVVGRPLFYMQITHLKCGGFVLGTHICHCIADAFGTLQFLKAIVDIARGEAKPTTLPVWEREHFVATSLPPNIKEEQEKLFDELENTTCDDIMVTMPAENMVSEYFTISQRDMIALRRHVPFNLTKTVTSFELLTAVLWRSRTMALGYKPCQIVRLMITVNARGRWKKLPLGYYGNGLLCPVIEITVNDLCTNSLGHTIELVRKAKHEMKTKENMQLMVDLLPLWREKPYIKVERIFETCDIKWIGQDTLDIGWAKRIGGGIPTVSLPDMTSYQFMCKNEKGERSTVISMLLPRPAMERFKQEMATWLIE from the exons ATGAAGCTCGACTCGTTCATGGTGACACGCCGGGGAAACCCCGAGCTGGtcgcgccggcgagggcgacgcCGCGCGGGACCAAGCCGCTCTCCGACCTCGACGACGACTGGGACCTCCGCTACTTGCAGCCATGCCTCGAATTCTTCCGAGCggtggacgacggcgagcggcggaagcCGGCGAGGCCGGGAGATGCCATCAGGGCGGCCCTCGCGGAGGCTCTGGTGTACTACTACCCgatcgccggccgcctccgcgaGCTGCCCAAGGGCGGCAGGCTCGCCGTGGAGTGCACCGGCGAAGGGGTGGTGttcgtggaggcggaggcggacgtgCGGATCGAGGACCTCGGCGAGCCGCCATTGCCGACGTTCCGTGGCGCTGAAAGCTTCCTCTGCGATGTTGGGGACGCTGGAGTCGTCGTTGGGAGGCCACTGTTTTACATGCAG ATTACTCATCTCAAATGTGGAGGATTTGTCCTTGGAACTCACATTTGTCATTGCATAGCTGATGCCTTTGGCACACTTCAGTTCTTGAAAGCTATAGTTGATATTGCACGTGGTGAGGCCAAACCAACCACGTTGCCAGTTTGGGAAAGGGAGCACTTTGTCGCAACAAGTCTACCACCCAACATCAAGGAAGAACAAGAGAAATTATTTGATGAACTGGAGAACACCACCTGTGACGACATTATGGTGACAATGCCCGCTGAAAACATGGTGTCTGAATACTTTACCATCTCTCAAAGAGACATGATTGCACTAAGGCGTCATGTCCCATTTAATCTTACAAAAACAGTCACAAGCTTTGAGCTACTAACTGCTGTTCTATGGCGATCCCGTACTATGGCACTTGGCTACAAGCCTTGCCAGATTGTACGCTTGATGATAACTGTGAATGCGCGTGGAAGATGGAAGAAGCTTCCTTTGGGATACTATGGTAATGGGCTTCTGTGCCCTGTCATTGAGATAACAGTTAATGACTTGTGCACAAACTCGTTAGGGCATACAATTGAACTTGTCCGCAAGGCTAAACACGAGATGAAGACAAAGGAAAATATGCAATTGATGGTAGATTTGTTGCCACTATGGCGTGAGAAACCGTACATAAAAGTAGAGAGAATATTTGAAACATGTGATATAAAATGGATTGGACAGGACACTTTGGATATTGGATGGGCTAAGCGGATTGGAGGTGGCATACCGACTGTTAGTCTGCCAGATATGACAAGCTACCAATTCATGTGCAAGAATGAAAAAGGTGAGAGGTCAACTGTCATCTCCATGTTGTTGCCACGGCCTGCAATGGAAAGATTCAAACAAGAGATGGCTACTTGGTTAATTGAATAA